In the Paramormyrops kingsleyae isolate MSU_618 chromosome 6, PKINGS_0.4, whole genome shotgun sequence genome, one interval contains:
- the casp9 gene encoding caspase-9, with the protein MDPEQRNRLHIKRSCLVAKLEPSKLYDGLLARGVFTQDMIEEIQSAGIRRDQARKLLADLETRGKRAFPAFLECLREAGQEDLASILQNGTSSHCPPPDITPTPVYMPSDTRNHDRGDGEVMKVPPMMSVTPAQNAEDSRLTNIKQDPLQSYKMDASPCGLCLIINNMKFLPESGLKSRGGSNIDCDKLEKRFKSLNFIVDVQQNLKYKQIRCQLSALSKKDHSKYDCCIVVILSHGTEASHNRFPGAVHGVDGPTVPVEDITSFLNGEHCPSLQGKPKIFFIQACGGDKTDKGVEVSPEEAGPSLGGADEEMDAIPTSSSSDSLSASDELDARTTLPVPSDILVSYSTYPGYVSWRDTETGSWYVETLDQILAEHAATRDLVTMLTMVNNKVSQNSAKGIYKQMPGSFNFLRKLLYFQSSSQVHG; encoded by the exons ATGGACCCCGAACAAAGAAACAGACTCCATATTAAAAGGTCCTGTCTTGTAGCGAAACTGGAGCCTTCGAAGCTCTATGATGGACTTTTGGCAAGGGGGGTCTTCACGCAGGATATGATTGAAGAAATACAG AGTGCTGGTATCCGTCGGGATCAGGCCCGGAAACTATTGGCAGACTTAGAAACTCGCGGAAAACGTGCGTTTCCTGCATTCCTGGAGTGCCTTCGTGAGGCCGGGCAAGAAGATCTAGCCAGTATCCTACAGAATGGGACCTCATCCCATTGCCCTCCACCTGATATTACTCCCACACCAGTTT ACATGCCCAGCGACACCAGAAATCATGATAGAGGTGATGGGGAAGTGATGAAGGTCCCACCCATGATGAGTGTCACTCCTGCTCAGA ATGCTGAAGACTCCAGACTGACCAATATTAAACAGGACCCACTTCAG AGTTACAAGATGGATGCCAGCCCTTGCGGACTCTGTTTGATCATAAATAATATGAAGTTTTTACCTGAGTCCGGCCTGAAAAGTCGCGGCGGATCCAACATAGATTGCGATAAACTTGAAAAGCGATTCAAGTCCTTGAACTTCATTGTTGATGTTCAGCAGAACCTGAAGTACAAG CAAATAAGGTGCCAGTTGTCTGCTCTTTCTAAAAAGGACCATTCAAAATATGACTGCTGCATTGTGGTCATTTTGTCTCATGGCACTGAG GCAAGTCACAACCGCTTCCCCGGTGCTGTGCATGGAGTGGACGGGCCTACAGTTCCAGTTGAGGACATTACCAGTTTCCTCAATGGGGAGCACTGTCCATCTCTCCAGGGCAAGCCCAAGATCTTCTTCATCCAGGCCTGCGGTGGAG ATAAAACAGACAAAGGAGTTGAAGTGTCCCCTGAAGAGGCCGGCCCGTCCCTTGGTGGGGCGGATGAGGAAATGGATGCCATTCCCACATCATCCAGCAGTGACTCCCTCAGCGCGTCAGATGAGCTTGATGCCCGCACAACACTGCCAGTACCCAGTGACATCCTGGTGTCATACTCTACTTACCCCG GGTATGTCTCATGGAGGGACACGGAGACTGGTTCCTGGTACGTGGAGACCCTGGACCAGATCTTGGCAGAACATGCAGCAACACGTGATCTGGTTACTATGCTGACGATG GTCAACAACAAGGTCTCTCAGAATTCTGCTAAAGGCATCTACAAACAGATGCCTGGCTCCTTCAATTTTCTACGAAAACTTCTCTACTTCCAAAGTTCTTCCCAGGTTCACGGTTAG
- the LOC111855651 gene encoding caspase-9-like isoform X2, with amino-acid sequence MADSKRTKSDSSDINPTGLQEVQRGSESHQPNKQNPLQSYKMDASHCGLCLIINNVKFLPESYLRSRNGSNIDCDKLEKRFKSLNFIVDVQQDLTHEATKNLIPGAVHGVDGPTVPVEDITSFLNGEHCPSLQGKPKIFFIQACGGDEKDKGREVPIQESSDRYSRDAVPVSGSDTLTDKPDKFSVHTTLPVPSDILVSYSTYPGYVSWRDKETGTWYVETLDQILAENAASNDLVTMLTMVNNKVAQNSVKDISTTYKQMPFFLSSLRKNLYFQCSPKGDS; translated from the exons ATGGCAGATTCGAAAAGGACCAAAAGTGACTCCAGTGACATTAACCCCACAG GGTTGCAGGAGGTCCAGAGAGGATCCGAGAGCCACCAACCCAATAAACAGAACCCACTTCAG AGTTACAAGATGGATGCCAGCCATTGCGGACTCTGTTTGATCATAAATAATGTGAAGTTTTTACCTGAGTCCTACTTAAGAAGCCGCAATGGATCCAACATAGATTGTGATAAACTTGAAAAGCGATTCAAGTCCTTGAATTTCATTGTTGATGTTCAGCAGGACCTGACTCACGAG GCAACTAAGAACCTCATCCCTGGTGCTGTGCATGGAGTGGACGGGCCTACAGTTCCAGTTGAGGACATTACCAGTTTCCTCAATGGGGAGCACTGTCCATCTCTCCAGGGCAAGCCCAAGATCTTCTTCATCCAGGCCTGCGGTGGAG ATGAAAAAGACAAAGGACGTGAAGTGCCTATTCAAGAGTCCAGCGACCGCTACAGTAGGGATGCTGTCCCTGTATCTGGGAGTGACACACTAACGGACAAGCCAGACAAGTTCAGTGTTCACACAACACTGCCAGTGCCCAGTGACATCCTGGTGTCATACTCTACTTACCCAG GGTATGTCTCATGGAGGGACAAGGAGACTGGCACCTGGTATGTGGAAACCCTGGACCAGATCTTGGCAGAAAATGCAGCATCAAATGATCTGGTTACCATGCTGACGATG GTCAACAACAAGGTTGCACAGAATAGTGTTAAAGACATATCTACAACCTACAAACAGATGCCCTTCTTCTTATCTTCTTTAAGAAAGAATCTCTACTTCCAATGTTCTCCCAAGGGAGACAGTTAG
- the LOC111855651 gene encoding caspase-9-like isoform X3, whose translation MADSKRTKSDSSDINPTGLQEVQRGSESHQPNKQNPLQSYKMDASHCGLCLIINNVKFLPESYLRSRNGSNIDCDKLEKRFKSLNFIVDVQQDLTHEQIIQQLSALSKKDHTKYDCCIVVILSHGSKATKNLIPGAVHGVDGPTVPVEDITSFLNGEHCPSLQGKPKIFFIQACGGGYVSWRDKETGTWYVETLDQILAENAASNDLVTMLTMVNNKVAQNSVKDISTTYKQMPFFLSSLRKNLYFQCSPKGDS comes from the exons ATGGCAGATTCGAAAAGGACCAAAAGTGACTCCAGTGACATTAACCCCACAG GGTTGCAGGAGGTCCAGAGAGGATCCGAGAGCCACCAACCCAATAAACAGAACCCACTTCAG AGTTACAAGATGGATGCCAGCCATTGCGGACTCTGTTTGATCATAAATAATGTGAAGTTTTTACCTGAGTCCTACTTAAGAAGCCGCAATGGATCCAACATAGATTGTGATAAACTTGAAAAGCGATTCAAGTCCTTGAATTTCATTGTTGATGTTCAGCAGGACCTGACTCACGAG CAAATAATTCAGCAGTTGTCAGCCCTTTCTAAGAAGGACCATACGAAATATGACTGCTGCATTGTGGTCATTTTGTCTCATGGCTCTAAG GCAACTAAGAACCTCATCCCTGGTGCTGTGCATGGAGTGGACGGGCCTACAGTTCCAGTTGAGGACATTACCAGTTTCCTCAATGGGGAGCACTGTCCATCTCTCCAGGGCAAGCCCAAGATCTTCTTCATCCAGGCCTGCGGTGGAG GGTATGTCTCATGGAGGGACAAGGAGACTGGCACCTGGTATGTGGAAACCCTGGACCAGATCTTGGCAGAAAATGCAGCATCAAATGATCTGGTTACCATGCTGACGATG GTCAACAACAAGGTTGCACAGAATAGTGTTAAAGACATATCTACAACCTACAAACAGATGCCCTTCTTCTTATCTTCTTTAAGAAAGAATCTCTACTTCCAATGTTCTCCCAAGGGAGACAGTTAG
- the LOC111855651 gene encoding caspase-9-like isoform X1: MADSKRTKSDSSDINPTGLQEVQRGSESHQPNKQNPLQSYKMDASHCGLCLIINNVKFLPESYLRSRNGSNIDCDKLEKRFKSLNFIVDVQQDLTHEQIIQQLSALSKKDHTKYDCCIVVILSHGSKATKNLIPGAVHGVDGPTVPVEDITSFLNGEHCPSLQGKPKIFFIQACGGDEKDKGREVPIQESSDRYSRDAVPVSGSDTLTDKPDKFSVHTTLPVPSDILVSYSTYPGYVSWRDKETGTWYVETLDQILAENAASNDLVTMLTMVNNKVAQNSVKDISTTYKQMPFFLSSLRKNLYFQCSPKGDS, from the exons ATGGCAGATTCGAAAAGGACCAAAAGTGACTCCAGTGACATTAACCCCACAG GGTTGCAGGAGGTCCAGAGAGGATCCGAGAGCCACCAACCCAATAAACAGAACCCACTTCAG AGTTACAAGATGGATGCCAGCCATTGCGGACTCTGTTTGATCATAAATAATGTGAAGTTTTTACCTGAGTCCTACTTAAGAAGCCGCAATGGATCCAACATAGATTGTGATAAACTTGAAAAGCGATTCAAGTCCTTGAATTTCATTGTTGATGTTCAGCAGGACCTGACTCACGAG CAAATAATTCAGCAGTTGTCAGCCCTTTCTAAGAAGGACCATACGAAATATGACTGCTGCATTGTGGTCATTTTGTCTCATGGCTCTAAG GCAACTAAGAACCTCATCCCTGGTGCTGTGCATGGAGTGGACGGGCCTACAGTTCCAGTTGAGGACATTACCAGTTTCCTCAATGGGGAGCACTGTCCATCTCTCCAGGGCAAGCCCAAGATCTTCTTCATCCAGGCCTGCGGTGGAG ATGAAAAAGACAAAGGACGTGAAGTGCCTATTCAAGAGTCCAGCGACCGCTACAGTAGGGATGCTGTCCCTGTATCTGGGAGTGACACACTAACGGACAAGCCAGACAAGTTCAGTGTTCACACAACACTGCCAGTGCCCAGTGACATCCTGGTGTCATACTCTACTTACCCAG GGTATGTCTCATGGAGGGACAAGGAGACTGGCACCTGGTATGTGGAAACCCTGGACCAGATCTTGGCAGAAAATGCAGCATCAAATGATCTGGTTACCATGCTGACGATG GTCAACAACAAGGTTGCACAGAATAGTGTTAAAGACATATCTACAACCTACAAACAGATGCCCTTCTTCTTATCTTCTTTAAGAAAGAATCTCTACTTCCAATGTTCTCCCAAGGGAGACAGTTAG